The Cervus elaphus chromosome 9, mCerEla1.1, whole genome shotgun sequence genomic interval gaaaatagAAGAATTTGCCAAATCAGTAAACTATAAACACTGAACTTTATTTGCATTTAAGAAACTTTTCACATACATTCTTTTACACCTgtgtagtatttttattttagtaactaattttctattctctttcatttcttactttttatttcatttttgtgtatgttgggcttacctggtggctcagatggtggagAATCCACAGGCAAtatgggatacctgggttcaatccctgggttgggaagataccctggagaagggaacagctacccagtctagtattcttgcctggagaattcaatggacagaggagcctggcatggtgttgcaaagagtcggacatgactgagcaactttcatttcacttcttgtGTATGTTGGTGAATAAAAACCTATAGATAGAGTCAACAAAACTTTACACCCTCATTTTCTATTCCATGTAAGATATATTGCAGATTCAaggcttgtttatttatttgtttgctccCCAAAAATCCAACATCAAAACTTTTTCTGctaattcttttcttcttaggTATAATGTCATTACTGCTCACACATCAGTGGCaatacttttaaagaaatatttaaaatccaaTAAATTGAAAATgcttcataaatttaaataagttatttttccttcagtggataaagtcaaaataaaagacaataataaacaatctggatttatttttaattaagaaaagatGTCTTATTCAATTTAGATCTTGAAGCAATCAAAATTGATATTCAATATTTGAGATTGTTCCCCTGTCAAATTCAGGGATCTTTTAAGTAACATCAAAtgacaaaagatttgaacagtgTTAcatgaataacagcaacaactgaATGTTTCATTGGCAGTCCTGATACAGGGAATTAAATATCAGATGTAatatgaaattcattttttcaatTTGGTGTTTATTATCTCACCTTCAGAGTGTGATTGAATTACCTAACTCATGGAAACATTTTTCCATAGAAAGTccaatataataaaatacatgtgAAAGAAATATTAGCAGTTTCATTGGAATTTGAAATATTACATTTTCACTTGCCAATAACTAAATAACTGATACTAACTCTACAAGGTGAGAAAGTCTAATATGATATATCATGTTGAATCCAAATGACACTTATTGCAAAAAATgctctaccatttttttttttagcaagctatcattttattttaattggtagCCCACCAGATTTGGTCTgcggaatttcctaggcaagaatatggagtgggatgtcatttctttttccaggggatctctccaacgcatggatcgaacctgcatctcctgcattcacaaACAAGTTATTTACCATTGAGCCAGCAGGCCACCAGAGAAACCAAGTTTTCATATTATTAAAAGATCAATTTCTCTGCACATGTTCAGGATCTGGCCATAGATTTTTTCACATTTGGAgcttcaaatataaaatactttcatttaaatattttgactTTCCTATTACTTTCctataaaatttactattttatctatttttaagtttACAGATCAATGACATTAAGTACATTGATAGAATTGTGCAATCATCACTGACATTACCccagaacatttttatcttaCTCAGCTAAAACTCTGTATCCACTATTGGTCCCAATTCCACGTTCCTGGGAACCATCATTCCACTTtcatctctatgaatttgactacccTGAATAACTCATATGTATAGAATCTTGCGGATTGTTCATCatgtgtgatttatttattttacttagtgtATTTATAggtttcatccatattgtagtatTGAGTGTTAACAGCTTCggcagggaggcaggaagaaataaactgcaagtggcaaacattttcttttgctttctgttctAATCCTGTGTTGCCATGGCAACACCTGATTCCACCTGGACTTAACTTTAATCTTAAACCTTGAGCTTAACCatggcatttttcttatggaaatgcttTCTCAAGCTATGTTAAggaactatgtatttgcttggaaatctgcctttcttcaagattcatgtcaattgttttatggccaagGATGACTCACCTTGGGCCAATACTATCTCAAAATGCCTGCTGTGGGTGAGGGACCTGGTATAACTCTCACAGTTTTGTgaggcatttcctttctctaattagcatcTTGCTCAAGGTATATAACTCCTTGCTCAAAACTAGCAAGAGGACACCGTTTCTGTCCccctctgatgtctatgtcagaagctttatctgttatactttaataaaattttattacacaaaaagcTCTGAATAATCAAGCCTCATCACTAGCCCAGGATCAAATTCCTCTCCTCTGAAGGCCACGAATCCCAGTGTTGTTTGCGGCTCATAGCACCAACCTTTCAGTATGTAGCACAATTTCTatcttttttaagactgaaacttcttacatatatgtatgtgtgtgtattgttgttgttttttagtcactcagtttacTCAGATtcttctgcaactccatggactgtagcccaccaagctcctctatccatggattttcccagtcaagaatactggagtgagtggccatttccttctccaggggagcttcccaacccagggatcaaattcacatctttttgcattagtaggtggattctttatcattgaaccaccagggaagcccgtatttaTTCAAATACTCCCccacatttatgtatttttaatatttatttatttatttacttttggctgagctgggtcttccttgctgggcATGagctttctcttgttgcggttAGTGCAGGCTGCTCTCTAAtggggcatgggcttctcatcgcagtggattctcttgtcgcgtagcacaggctctagggcatgcagactcagtagtttGTAGCACATGTgcttagctgccccacggcatgtttttcaattattttttctgttgttgttgagtagtatagttatttatatattccttATATCAATTTATGATCTGACATATTttaccagtatttttttttccattctgtgggTTTCTTCCTCACTGTATTGTTCAAGTTCGTTCAGGaagagaagcttttaatttttaaaaagtcaaattcatatatgtatatatacatatatatatatatatatatacagatatatatgcacatatatatcaatatatatacatCATTGTTGCACATGATTTTGGTGGTATATCTGAGAAAGCACAGCTAAATTAAATGTCATGAAATTCCCTCCTCTCCTAATGTTTTACTTTTAGCTCATATTTAACACTGATCCATTTAAGTTAATTCTTGTGTATGATGTAAGACAATGTCTCAATTTCATTAATTGGACCAGAATATCCAATTTTCCCTgcaatatttgttgaaaagatatcCCCATTGACTAGctttattatatgtatgtatgatatTCTTCTTATACATTAACCTATCAGTGAATATTTTtgttgcttccaccttttagcTTCTAGGAATAGAGGTATATAAATACCTGTTCTAAACTCTCATGAAATCCTCTCCCTCTGGCCAATGGTTTTATCTATCTATcggtctatctatctatctatctatctatgtatacacacatgtatatgaactggactttttaaaaattaatagtcaCATATGAAAAATCATTGCCAAAGTGTGATAttttttgttctctgttttatttcGTTGATTTGTGTCTGTTTTTACGCCAACACTATACTCTTTATATTATCACAGTTTTGTACTGAGTTTTGAATCAGAAAAACAGTTGAGTTCAATTAGTTTGtaagttttttgttctttttttttactattctcATGACTTTGAAATTTCATCAGAATTCTAGGATGTATTTTTTCTCTGCCTAAAACTCATGGGAATTATGACAGATATTTCTTTGTACCTGTTGTTTTGCTTATGACAgtactgacatcttaacaatatcaGTTTCTCAGCCCAGGAGCACAGAAcactttttcatttgcttatcttttcaatttatttcagCAATGCTTTGAGATTTTTATTGAAGAACTAGTCTTCTTGTAAGTTCATCCCcagagattttattctttttcttgataTTGGAAAtgtaatttcttaaatttttgttaGTATCATATATTATTAGGGTACAGAAATATAACTGATTTCATACCCTGCAAATTTGCCAAATATGTTTATtagttttaacaaatatttggtaGACTCTAcatttttatatctataaaatcatgtcatctgtgaactaAGATAATTTTGCTTCCTGTATTATGTCATTTAGAAGTGACAAAAGTGGAAACCTTTGTTTTGACCCCCTCttaaaggaaaagctttcagtcttcACAATTGAGTATAATGTTAGATGTGAGTTCTGTAACTGTGACTTCAGTTCTACCTCAGTATAATTTATTCCAATAGAGTTGAACATAATCTCAACAGCCCACAGGACAAATCATTGGTTTCATAGTTCACTACTCTTGATTAAcaaggtaaatattttataatattttactatttttcttccatttatatttttcaccAATATGCTATCTTctcaggcttccctcatagctcagttggtaaagaatccacctgcaatacaggagatcctgtttcaattcctgggtcaggaagatccactggagaagggataggctacccactccagtattcttgggcttcccttgtggctcagctggtaaggaatccacttgcaatgcgggagacctaggttcaattcctgggttgggaagatcccctggagatgaggttgcacagagtcagacacaactgagcattaaATATCAAGTACCATCTCTAGCTACAGTAGATTCCTCCTCCTCATGCCACCATCTCCACCTCTTTTACTCTTTCCCCATCCTTTCGGCATAATTACATCCCACTTTGTGTCTGGGTTGTCTAGGTTGgcacattttttttcatcttctagtATATATTGctaaaatacaaacatataatttattgtaaaatctgaatttaaaaaatctgaatatattttagttatgtaatgtaatatattttagTAATGTAAAAGTTctcattattgttattttcatcAGGACATTTTTAGGATCACACATTTATAGGCAAttttgacatttttcaaaagttcTCTCCAGAAGACTTtagaaatttcaagaaaatttttttcaagacaatatttctgttttatttttctgtgttctgtTTACTCTGCTTGAATATATGTTTCATATATGCCAATactaaaaaaaagtgattttattagcttcattattatttttctatatgcaTTCCCAGGagtgaaaatatttataagcATATGTTGTTGTCTTATATTAATTCTCTAATTCTCTTACCCcttgaaaatgtcattttttaaattatttctgtggCTGTCCAATTCTTTTAAttgtgctagttttttttttttttgtcttcctaagtttcacttgtttttttttaatcaattattattattattattattttatttgccagAGTCACTTTTGTCAGACTATTTTATATATCTCTAATGATGTTTATTTTGTGGAATGGTAATGTCTCAAACAAATCCTATTTTTTGTAATGCATTCTTTTCTATATTTCCCAATCATTTTAATCCTACtgtttgagtgtgtgtgaatgtgtatttgtgtttttgtgtgaGGGCACATGTGTGGATCTTCTTCTTTCATGTTGTAGACTTCCTTAAAAGTCTgctcatatttttatattaaaatatttacaactaAAACACTATATACTTTATAGTTTGTTCACTTACAATGTCTTTGGAAAATTTTTCTTCCCATCTCCATGAAAAAGATTTGTAAGAtgccattttctcttttctgtttcagaGATTGACCACtcttttatccatttcttccttcaaattTTCTTAAACAATTTCATCTCTTATCATGGTGTACACTGATATCctcacttttaattatttttatcatcataACAGTTGACTTTTAATGGGAGTGATTGTAAATATATGTACTTAACTTTACACACTaaattggagagaaaaaaaaaaccttaattatAAGAAgctaaaaagtaaatattaaatgtgTAAGACAAACTTCCATTTTTAAGCAATTTATATCATGTAATTGTCAGaatctgatagctcagctggtaaaaaaaaatccacctgagatgcaggagacccctgttcgattcctgggttgggaacatccgctggagaagggatagactacccactccagtattcttggtcttcccttgtggctcagctggtaaagaatccacctgcaatgagggagacctgggtttgattcctgggttgggatgatctcctggagaagggaaaggttacccactccagtatttgggcctggagaattccatgggctgtatagtccacagtgtcacaaaaagttggacatgactgagcaactttcacaattGTCAGAAAAACAAGCAGACATAAAATGTCTGCTGTTTTGGACAGGTTGGACAGATTCATCGAAGCTATGAGAATTGTTGTTTTAGATATGTAGGCAAAGGCTCTGTTTTAACTACATATTCAGAAACTTAATTGAAGAGGGAGGAGATTGACAGCTTTGCAGGTATTATTTGACAATAAGGATTCATTATATATTTCATGAAAGATAAATTGATTACTACCTGATTTCAAGGAAACTTGTTTTGACATCGCAGAAAAAAGTAggctaagaaagaaaagaagcttcTCACCACAAGATGATAGGCTGCAACAGTTTAGAGGCAAAACCTTAGGATTTAAATATGGAAGATAAGTCATTCCTTAATTGTAAACAATATTTATTAACAAAGGAATTATATAAAGTATGAATTTACATTGATTTTCTATGAATATATTTTGATTATGACATTTGATTTTGATGTGACCTGCATTTGTATAGATCAGTAAAACATACCTAATACTGTCATAGTAAATTTTTTTACAACTATAAGAATTCTGGAAAACACTTGAGCCAAAATGtttgtgttttcaatttttaaaaatatatatttattttttaattgaaggataactgttttacataattgtgttagcttctgccaaacctcaacatgaatcagctataggtatatctatatatctcctcccttttgaacctccctcccacctacctccccaccccatccctctaggttgttacagagtccctgtttaaatgaaaagctaatttttttttccaaaaatgataAACcagttctttatttaaaaacttaaaaattttaagtaatgcaTAGTCTGactaaaataatctgaaatagcTTAATGTTTTAAACTTGACTTCATCTTGTTTCTACCTTTAGGAAAAATTATATGAATTTCTCATGGAAAATTATAATCAAACATCCACTGATTTCATCTTACTAGGGCTATTCCCTTCCTCAAGAATtggcctgtttctttttactctcATTGTTCTCATTTTCCTAATGGCTCTATTTGGTAACCTCTCCATGATCCTTCTCATCTTTCTGGACACCCATCTCCACACACCAATGTATTTTCTACTCAGTCAGCTCTCCCTCATGGACCTGACCTACATCTCCACCATTGTGCCCAAAATGGCCTACAATTTTCTGTGTGGAAAAAAGTCTATCTCCTTCATTGGGTGTGGGATTCAGAGCTTTTTCTTCTTGACTATAGCAGGTACAGAAGGATTGCTCTTGGCCTCTATGGCTTATGATCGGTATGTGGCCATTTGCTTTCCTCTTCACTATCCCATCAAAATCACCAGACAAGTGTGTGTGTTGATGATAATAGGATCTTGGATAATGGGCTCTATCAACTCCTGTGCCCACACTGCATATGCCCTCCATATCCCTTATTGCAGATCCAGGGCCATTAATCACTTCTTCTGTGATATTCCAGCCATGTTGACTCTGGCATGCATGGACACTTGGATCTATGAGTACACAGTGTTTGTGAGCACTACCGTTTTCCTTTTGTTGCCTTTCATTGGTATTGCACTTTCCTATGGCCGTGTTCTCCATGCTGTCTATAGCATGAACTCAGCAGAAGGGAAGAAGAAGGCCTATTCAACTTGCAGCACCCACCTCACTGTGGTGACTTTTTACTATGCACCCTTTGTTTATACTTATCTACGCCCAAGATCCCTTCGATCTCCAACAGAAGACAAGGTTCTGGCTGTCTTCTACACCATCCTGACCCCAATGTTCAATCCTATTATCTATAGCTTAAGAAACAAGGAAGTGATGGGGGCCTTGAGAAGAGTAATTCAGAGAACCTGCTTTGTGAAAATGTAGACATTTTTGAATGAGTATCAAGAGTTGCATGCAAATACATTCATTGGTATATGTTAACTAAAATATTATCATATTTAAATGCAAGGCCTATAATTAATCTACAGGAGCAGACTATTACTCATTGGTATGGACAAATTATCATGTATTTAGATTATTTATAGTGTTTTTACCATaagttttaagtgtttttatttattgctaaaataaggttaataaaaattatctttatcatgtagtaatgaaaatgaaaactgccTAGTTAAAGTTGTCAGTTAGTAACAATTGTACAATTGTTAGCTAAAAATTTTGTGGTCTGCCTAAAACATGTTTTCTGAATGGTTAGATCAAATTAAAAGTCAAAAGACTTCTTATTCTTCTCATAATAGGACAATAATTACAAATAacagttattatttatttctatatcagCAAACTTCAGAGATTAGCTAGGCTTTACCAAGGATTCTCAATTTCTTATATCACTGTGAAAGGAAAATGACAAATTTACCTTTCTTTTAAAGTGG includes:
- the LOC122700978 gene encoding olfactory receptor 2L2-like, yielding MENYNQTSTDFILLGLFPSSRIGLFLFTLIVLIFLMALFGNLSMILLIFLDTHLHTPMYFLLSQLSLMDLTYISTIVPKMAYNFLCGKKSISFIGCGIQSFFFLTIAGTEGLLLASMAYDRYVAICFPLHYPIKITRQVCVLMIIGSWIMGSINSCAHTAYALHIPYCRSRAINHFFCDIPAMLTLACMDTWIYEYTVFVSTTVFLLLPFIGIALSYGRVLHAVYSMNSAEGKKKAYSTCSTHLTVVTFYYAPFVYTYLRPRSLRSPTEDKVLAVFYTILTPMFNPIIYSLRNKEVMGALRRVIQRTCFVKM